A part of Senegalia massiliensis genomic DNA contains:
- a CDS encoding class D sortase, whose translation MKRLSIVFIIAGIIILLFPTLNRGYKDYKREKVLEQWQQSMNDISTIESSKKNDSPQDSLNKYILKIDKIELYMPVLDGATDENLDISLSKMNHTAEPGEVGNFAVAGHRSYTYGRHFNRLDELQKGDILTVEAKNKNYKYEVEETLVVEPEELWVLEGNNKDKEITLVTCTPIKVASHRLIIKGKLVE comes from the coding sequence ATGAAACGATTATCTATTGTATTTATAATAGCTGGAATAATAATATTATTATTTCCCACATTAAATAGAGGGTACAAAGATTATAAAAGGGAAAAAGTACTTGAGCAATGGCAACAAAGCATGAATGATATTTCAACTATAGAAAGTTCTAAAAAGAATGATAGTCCACAAGATAGTCTTAACAAGTATATATTAAAAATAGATAAAATAGAATTATATATGCCTGTATTAGATGGAGCAACAGATGAGAATTTAGATATATCTTTATCTAAGATGAATCATACAGCAGAACCTGGGGAAGTTGGAAACTTTGCTGTAGCAGGGCATAGAAGTTATACTTATGGGCGACATTTTAATAGATTAGATGAATTACAAAAAGGTGATATATTAACTGTTGAAGCTAAAAATAAAAATTATAAATATGAAGTAGAAGAGACTTTAGTTGTTGAACCAGAAGAATTATGGGTTTTAGAAGGAAATAATAAAGACAAAGAAATTACACTTGTTACATGTACTCCAATAAAAGTA
- a CDS encoding HD-GYP domain-containing protein, with amino-acid sequence MPISFVKEGTLLGKNICNEKGKTLLAKGTRLSSNYIKRIKSFGIYSIYIMDKYSDVELNDIISPQIRSKAIIKLKETYNSFEHDYSNNNLYNKNSIDKADKNISSISNIAEELLDDILCQKDIMVNLVDIKSADNYTYEHCLSVSIFSIILGIELGLKKEHLKYLAIGSLLHDIGKTLTPSKILNKNGKLTNQEFKIMKKHALDGYEYLKASNKIPSPARIIALQHHEKIDGSGYPKGLKQEQIYFLAKIVSICDVYDALTSDRPYRSAMTPNDALEFLYANCSNHFDINLVRKFSNKIIPYPIGTMVKLSNKNIGIVKSINTGFPLRPKIKILSTNNTIDLMTQKNIVIESIVYNENEALA; translated from the coding sequence ATGCCAATATCATTTGTTAAAGAAGGAACTCTTTTAGGTAAAAATATATGTAATGAAAAAGGAAAAACTTTACTTGCAAAAGGTACAAGATTATCCTCTAACTATATTAAAAGAATTAAATCTTTCGGAATATATTCTATATATATAATGGATAAATACTCAGATGTAGAACTAAATGACATAATCTCCCCACAAATTAGAAGTAAAGCTATTATAAAGTTAAAAGAAACTTATAATAGTTTTGAACATGACTATTCAAATAATAATTTATATAATAAAAATTCAATAGATAAAGCAGATAAAAATATATCTAGCATTTCAAATATAGCTGAAGAATTATTAGATGATATACTCTGCCAAAAAGATATAATGGTTAATCTAGTAGATATTAAAAGTGCAGATAACTATACATATGAGCATTGCTTAAGTGTATCAATCTTCTCAATAATATTAGGAATTGAACTTGGTCTAAAAAAAGAGCATTTAAAGTATCTAGCAATTGGATCTCTACTCCATGACATTGGAAAAACTTTAACTCCTTCAAAAATTTTAAATAAAAATGGAAAGTTAACAAATCAAGAATTTAAAATAATGAAAAAACATGCTTTAGATGGTTATGAATACCTAAAAGCTAGTAATAAAATTCCTTCTCCAGCTAGAATCATAGCATTACAACACCATGAAAAAATTGATGGATCAGGTTATCCAAAAGGGTTAAAACAAGAACAAATATATTTTTTAGCTAAAATTGTTAGTATTTGTGATGTATATGACGCATTGACTTCAGATAGGCCTTATAGATCTGCAATGACTCCAAATGATGCCTTAGAATTTTTATATGCAAATTGTTCAAATCATTTCGATATAAATTTAGTTAGAAAATTTTCAAATAAAATAATACCTTATCCAATAGGCACTATGGTAAAATTAAGTAATAAAAATATAGGTATTGTAAAATCAATAAACACAGGATTTCCATTAAGACCTAAAATAAAAATTCTATCTACTAATAATACTATTGATTTAATGACACAGAAAAATATAGTTATAGAAAGTATTGTATATAATGAAAATGAAGCCTTAGCTTAG
- a CDS encoding DUF1328 domain-containing protein produces MLKWTLIFLVIAVIAGFFGFRGVASASASIAKILFIIFLILFIIALIFGAAIF; encoded by the coding sequence ATGCTGAAATGGACATTAATATTCTTAGTTATAGCAGTTATTGCTGGTTTCTTTGGTTTTAGAGGTGTTGCAAGTGCTTCAGCAAGTATTGCAAAAATATTATTTATTATATTCTTAATATTGTTTATAATTGCCCTTATATTTGGTGCTGCTATATTCTAA
- the pepV gene encoding dipeptidase PepV, translated as MDYKNRVEQLKDEMISSIKALVNIPSVKDENSKDTPYGEDIDKALKKALEICDNLGFETYYDAEGYYGYAEIGEGKEMLGILGHLDVVPAGELSNWNTDPFEAQIKDGRLYGRGTQDDKGPTVAAIYAVKALMDSGIKFDKRIRFIFGTDEENLWGGIDKYMEKEEVPTLGFTPDAEFPMIHAEKGLLQSKLKSESSGKLVLSGGNAFNAVPDRIGYSGEYNERLKQELDNLGFEYEVQGETIYVIGKGAHASQPHNGINAIALIAIALNNIGVESNAIKFIAEVIGEDYNAKNIFGECEDEPSGKITFNIGKLNIDENQEEIAIDIRIPVTKDKEKIVDDIKQKVKEYNIEYEEFDFLNSLYVPKDHKLIKTLRKVYEEETGKDSTPLVIGGATYARAMDNCVAFGAVFPGQEKVEHQANEYIEVDTLIEVTKIYAAAVYNLTR; from the coding sequence GTGGATTATAAAAATAGAGTAGAACAACTAAAAGATGAAATGATAAGTTCTATAAAAGCGTTGGTAAATATACCAAGTGTAAAAGATGAAAATAGTAAAGATACACCATATGGAGAAGACATAGATAAGGCACTTAAAAAAGCTTTAGAAATTTGTGATAATTTAGGATTTGAAACATACTATGATGCAGAAGGATATTATGGATATGCAGAAATAGGTGAAGGTAAAGAAATGTTAGGCATATTAGGACATCTAGATGTTGTACCTGCAGGAGAACTATCTAATTGGAATACTGATCCATTTGAAGCCCAAATTAAAGATGGTAGATTATATGGTAGAGGAACTCAGGATGATAAAGGGCCAACAGTTGCTGCAATATATGCTGTGAAGGCACTTATGGATTCAGGAATAAAATTTGATAAAAGAATAAGATTTATATTTGGAACAGATGAAGAAAACCTTTGGGGTGGAATAGATAAGTATATGGAAAAAGAAGAAGTTCCTACATTAGGATTTACTCCAGATGCAGAGTTTCCTATGATACATGCAGAAAAGGGCTTATTACAATCAAAATTAAAATCTGAATCCAGTGGAAAGTTAGTATTATCAGGAGGTAATGCATTTAATGCAGTTCCAGATAGAATTGGTTATAGTGGAGAGTATAATGAAAGATTAAAACAAGAATTAGATAATTTAGGTTTTGAATATGAAGTGCAGGGAGAGACTATTTATGTAATAGGAAAAGGTGCTCATGCTTCTCAACCTCATAATGGAATTAATGCTATAGCTCTTATAGCAATTGCACTTAATAATATTGGCGTTGAAAGTAATGCAATTAAATTTATAGCTGAAGTAATAGGTGAAGATTATAATGCTAAGAATATATTTGGAGAATGTGAAGATGAACCATCAGGTAAGATAACATTTAATATAGGTAAACTTAATATAGATGAGAATCAAGAAGAAATAGCAATTGATATAAGAATACCAGTTACTAAAGATAAAGAAAAAATAGTTGATGATATAAAACAAAAGGTAAAAGAATATAATATTGAATATGAAGAATTTGATTTTCTTAACTCACTATATGTTCCTAAAGACCATAAACTCATTAAAACACTTAGAAAAGTATACGAAGAAGAAACAGGAAAAGATTCTACACCTTTAGTTATAGGGGGAGCTACTTATGCTAGAGCAATGGACAATTGTGTAGCATTTGGAGCAGTATTTCCAGGTCAAGAAAAAGTAGAACATCAAGCGAATGAATATATTGAGGTAGATACACTTATTGAAGTGACAAAGATATATGCAGCTGCAGTTTATAATTTGACAAGATAA
- a CDS encoding SDR family oxidoreductase produces MNRWDFPNNIKGQVQEKQPGVNSKMDPKPIYEDDKYKAADKLKDKVAIITGGDSGIGGAVSIHYAKEGADVAVMYLDEHEDAKNIKKRVEKIGRKCLLISGDVGDEQFCKDAVEKVIDEFEKIDILVNNAAEQHPKKNILDISTEQLEKTFKTNIFSMFHMVKAVLPYLKSGSSIINTSSITAYEGNAGLIDYSATKGAVTTFTRSLSQALIDKNIRVNAVAPGPIWTPLIPSSFEASHVAGFGDDQPMKRPGQPVELAPVYVFLASEDSSYMSGQMIHINGGAVVNG; encoded by the coding sequence ATGAACAGATGGGATTTTCCTAATAATATTAAAGGTCAAGTTCAAGAAAAGCAACCTGGAGTAAATTCAAAAATGGATCCAAAACCTATCTATGAAGATGATAAATACAAGGCAGCAGACAAATTAAAAGATAAAGTAGCAATAATTACTGGAGGAGATAGTGGTATAGGTGGAGCTGTATCCATTCATTATGCTAAAGAAGGCGCAGATGTAGCAGTAATGTATTTAGATGAACATGAAGATGCCAAAAATATTAAAAAAAGAGTAGAAAAAATAGGTAGAAAGTGTTTACTTATATCAGGTGATGTAGGTGATGAACAATTTTGTAAAGATGCAGTGGAAAAAGTCATAGATGAATTTGAAAAAATTGATATATTAGTAAATAATGCAGCTGAACAACATCCAAAAAAGAATATATTAGATATTTCAACAGAACAATTAGAGAAAACATTTAAAACTAATATATTTTCAATGTTTCATATGGTAAAAGCAGTATTACCTTATTTAAAATCTGGAAGCAGCATTATAAATACCTCTTCTATAACAGCATATGAAGGAAATGCAGGTTTAATAGATTATTCTGCTACAAAAGGAGCTGTAACAACATTTACTCGTTCATTATCGCAAGCTTTAATTGATAAAAATATAAGAGTAAATGCAGTGGCACCAGGTCCTATTTGGACACCTCTTATTCCTTCATCATTTGAAGCAAGTCATGTAGCAGGTTTTGGAGATGATCAACCTATGAAAAGACCAGGTCAGCCAGTAGAATTAGCTCCAGTATATGTATTTTTAGCATCTGAAGATTCTTCATACATGTCAGGTCAAATGATACATATAAATGGTGGAGCAGTAGTAAATGGATAA
- a CDS encoding inositol monophosphatase family protein, with the protein MIDLNKSIELVKEWAYEAGKAQKDNYEKEDLQISTKSSDIDLVTEIDDLSEKIIIKGIKREYPDHDILSEESEFEKTDSDYLWIIDPLDGTTNYAQGLPIFAVSIALEFRGKIVLGVVYNPMLDEMFSAVKGKGTYLNGKEIKIGGKDELIKSVIATGFAYDRNTNENNNISNFSKILPKVRGIRRMGAAAYDLACVACGRLDGYWEFNLKSWDVAAGILIIKEAGGEVVDISGGKNVSIIAGNKKMIKLIEKEIKA; encoded by the coding sequence ATGATAGATTTAAATAAATCTATTGAATTAGTTAAAGAGTGGGCATATGAAGCTGGAAAAGCTCAAAAGGATAATTATGAGAAAGAAGATTTACAAATTTCTACTAAATCATCAGATATAGATTTAGTTACAGAAATTGATGATTTATCAGAAAAAATAATAATAAAAGGAATAAAAAGAGAGTATCCCGATCATGATATTTTATCTGAAGAATCAGAGTTTGAAAAGACTGATTCAGATTATTTATGGATAATAGATCCTTTAGATGGGACAACTAATTATGCACAAGGACTTCCAATATTTGCAGTATCCATTGCATTGGAGTTTAGAGGTAAAATAGTTTTAGGAGTAGTATACAATCCTATGTTAGATGAAATGTTCTCAGCAGTAAAGGGAAAGGGTACATATTTGAATGGCAAAGAAATAAAGATAGGTGGAAAGGATGAATTGATTAAGTCTGTAATAGCAACGGGTTTTGCTTATGATAGAAATACAAATGAAAACAATAATATATCTAATTTTTCTAAGATTTTACCTAAGGTAAGAGGTATTAGAAGAATGGGAGCAGCAGCTTATGATTTAGCTTGTGTAGCATGTGGTAGACTAGATGGATATTGGGAATTTAATTTAAAATCATGGGATGTAGCAGCAGGAATATTAATTATAAAAGAAGCTGGTGGAGAAGTAGTTGATATTTCTGGAGGGAAAAATGTATCAATAATAGCAGGAAATAAAAAGATGATAAAATTAATAGAAAAGGAGATAAAAGCTTAA
- a CDS encoding HPr family phosphocarrier protein: protein MKNLEIELTNETGLHARPASLFIREASKYTSDIVVVKDGTEYNGKSIMGILSMGATKGDKLNIKIDGSDEEEAYEGLKNLFENEIK from the coding sequence ATGAAAAATTTAGAAATAGAATTAACTAATGAAACTGGTTTACATGCTAGACCAGCAAGCCTTTTCATCAGAGAAGCATCAAAATATACATCTGATATTGTAGTAGTAAAAGATGGTACAGAATATAATGGAAAGAGCATAATGGGTATATTAAGTATGGGAGCTACAAAAGGTGACAAGTTAAATATTAAAATAGATGGCTCAGATGAAGAAGAAGCTTATGAAGGCTTAAAGAATCTTTTTGAAAATGAGATAAAATAA
- a CDS encoding LysM peptidoglycan-binding domain-containing protein — protein sequence MHTIKYIVRPGDSLYLIARQFNVDMSEINRINNLTNSNIYAGQILEIPLENYTVKSGDSLYSIANRLNVPIESLMIINNLEDTNLSIGQILKIPYYTEMIVNVDVANIRLGPSTEFDVIAQMVRGAKLPVIEINDEWTKVELYDGRQGFIKSTLGNLKVYGGEKPIVAILGYYTLEEGVALPSSYDSFVANKNELTEVPLFLFRISENDPTTIEKFGDFTNQYVEDVIEIGHKSNVKMLALIHNLLYTGGVERAKEITSQMLANEQTRSTFIENTIELIEGYGFDGVNIDIEDVDIKDSDKLTMFFEELGEALSKRGYYLSASIPSRVSDEPFNPFSDPFNYASIGEAVDEFVVMLYNEHGWPGSGPGPVVSIGWMERVLNYTMTKMPRRKIMAAVSVFGFDFNLDTGKNSYVTFESAMNLADKYNKEVIFDEETKTPYFKYVDEEGNNHEVWFENAESIKAKINLANKLGIKGIALWRLGMEDESMWNMIREDVVVKRF from the coding sequence ATGCATACAATTAAATATATAGTTAGACCAGGGGATAGCTTATATCTAATAGCTAGACAGTTTAATGTAGATATGAGTGAAATAAATAGAATAAATAATTTGACTAATTCTAATATTTATGCAGGACAAATATTAGAAATTCCTCTAGAAAATTATACAGTAAAATCTGGAGATAGTTTATATTCTATAGCAAATAGATTGAATGTACCTATAGAAAGTTTGATGATAATAAATAATTTAGAAGATACTAATTTATCTATAGGACAAATATTAAAAATTCCTTATTATACTGAAATGATAGTAAATGTAGATGTAGCTAACATTAGGCTTGGACCCTCTACTGAATTCGATGTAATTGCACAAATGGTTAGAGGCGCAAAATTACCTGTAATAGAAATAAATGATGAGTGGACAAAAGTTGAACTTTATGATGGAAGACAAGGATTTATTAAAAGTACACTTGGAAATTTAAAAGTATATGGTGGAGAAAAACCTATAGTAGCTATATTAGGATATTATACATTAGAAGAAGGAGTGGCTCTTCCAAGCTCCTATGATTCTTTCGTAGCAAACAAAAATGAATTAACTGAAGTTCCTCTATTTTTGTTTAGAATATCTGAAAATGATCCTACTACTATAGAAAAATTTGGAGATTTTACTAATCAATATGTTGAAGATGTCATAGAAATTGGACATAAATCTAATGTAAAGATGCTTGCTTTAATTCATAATTTACTTTATACAGGAGGAGTAGAAAGAGCAAAAGAAATAACATCTCAGATGTTAGCTAATGAACAGACCAGATCTACTTTTATAGAAAATACTATTGAGCTTATAGAAGGATATGGTTTCGATGGAGTTAATATTGATATCGAAGATGTAGATATTAAAGATAGTGATAAATTAACTATGTTTTTCGAAGAATTAGGAGAAGCTTTATCTAAAAGAGGTTATTATTTATCTGCTTCAATTCCATCAAGAGTAAGTGATGAACCATTTAATCCTTTCTCTGATCCTTTTAATTATGCATCAATAGGAGAAGCAGTAGATGAATTTGTAGTAATGTTATATAACGAACATGGATGGCCAGGAAGTGGACCAGGTCCTGTAGTTTCAATAGGTTGGATGGAAAGAGTATTAAATTATACAATGACAAAAATGCCAAGAAGAAAAATAATGGCTGCAGTATCTGTTTTTGGTTTTGACTTTAATTTAGATACTGGAAAAAATTCTTATGTAACTTTTGAGAGTGCTATGAATTTAGCAGATAAATATAATAAAGAGGTAATATTTGATGAAGAAACAAAAACTCCTTATTTTAAGTATGTAGATGAAGAAGGAAATAATCATGAAGTTTGGTTTGAAAATGCTGAAAGTATAAAAGCCAAAATAAATCTTGCTAATAAACTTGGGATAAAAGGAATTGCACTTTGGAGACTAGGAATGGAAGATGAATCAATGTGGAATATGATAAGAGAGGATGTAGTAGTTAAGAGATTTTAG
- the hutI gene encoding imidazolonepropionase: MNNKILIKNANQVVTCSGSNQKKGSEMNELHVIEDGCIIIKDDKIEKVGTSEEILKDIDEKEYNIIDAKNKCVLPGFIDSHTHVVFGGYRAEEYNMRLKGIDYMEIMKRGGGIQSTTEATKKATLEELVQLGIKRLDSMVSFGVTTVESKSGYGLDLDTEIKQLEAMKKLDDIHPIDISKTFLGAHAVPPKYKGKEDEFIDFIIETVLPKVVEDDLAEFCDVFCEKDVFSVEQSRKLLKSAQKLGLKSKLHADEIVRIGGAELASEIGAISADHLLRASDQGIRMMAENNVVATLLPGTAFSLKEEYARARDIIDSGCAVALATDMNPGSCFTESIPLVIALATLYMNMSIEETINALTINGAAAIDRADTVGSIDEGKKADIVIHEFPTYDYIPYHIGVSTVEKVIKNGKLIFDKIKNEA; this comes from the coding sequence ATGAATAATAAAATTTTAATTAAAAATGCTAATCAAGTAGTAACATGTAGTGGTAGTAATCAAAAAAAAGGATCAGAAATGAATGAGCTTCATGTGATAGAAGATGGTTGTATTATTATAAAAGATGATAAGATAGAAAAGGTAGGAACATCTGAAGAAATATTAAAAGATATTGATGAAAAGGAATATAATATTATAGATGCTAAAAATAAATGTGTTTTACCAGGTTTCATAGATTCTCATACTCATGTTGTATTTGGTGGATATAGAGCAGAAGAATATAATATGCGATTAAAAGGCATAGATTATATGGAAATAATGAAACGTGGTGGAGGAATTCAAAGTACTACTGAGGCTACTAAAAAAGCTACATTAGAAGAGTTGGTACAGTTAGGTATTAAAAGACTTGATTCTATGGTTTCATTTGGAGTTACAACAGTAGAATCAAAAAGTGGATATGGATTAGACTTAGATACAGAAATAAAGCAATTAGAAGCAATGAAAAAGTTAGATGATATTCATCCTATTGATATATCAAAAACATTCTTAGGTGCACATGCAGTTCCACCTAAATATAAAGGTAAAGAAGATGAATTTATAGACTTTATAATAGAAACAGTACTTCCGAAAGTAGTAGAAGACGATTTAGCAGAATTTTGTGATGTGTTTTGTGAGAAAGATGTTTTTTCAGTAGAACAATCTAGAAAGCTTTTAAAAAGTGCTCAAAAGTTAGGATTAAAATCAAAATTACATGCTGATGAGATAGTACGTATAGGTGGTGCAGAGCTTGCAAGTGAAATTGGTGCTATTTCAGCAGATCATTTACTTAGAGCATCAGATCAAGGTATAAGAATGATGGCAGAAAATAATGTAGTAGCTACACTTCTTCCAGGCACAGCTTTTAGTTTAAAAGAAGAATATGCTAGAGCAAGAGATATAATAGATTCAGGATGTGCTGTGGCACTTGCAACAGATATGAATCCAGGAAGTTGTTTTACTGAATCTATACCACTTGTAATAGCACTAGCTACTCTTTATATGAATATGAGTATAGAGGAGACAATAAATGCTCTTACTATAAATGGTGCAGCAGCTATAGATAGAGCTGATACTGTGGGTAGTATTGATGAGGGTAAGAAAGCAGATATTGTAATACATGAATTTCCAACATATGATTATATACCATATCATATAGGGGTAAGTACTGTAGAAAAAGTTATAAAAAATGGTAAGTTAATATTTGATAAAATAAAAAATGAGGCCTAA